GGCCGGGGCCCTTCACGCAGTGGCTGTTCGGGTACAGCTTGCGGGCCTGGCTCAGCGAGACGACGCGGCCGCCGCTCGGACCCTGGTAGGGCTTGCCGATGACGATGTCCGCGCCGTTGGTGCCGGCGCCGCGGATGATGCAGACGCCGCGCTCGGCGTCGAGCTCAGAGCCGGGCGGGCAGGGACGGATGTCCGTGCCGGTGTCCGAGCCCTCGACCGGCCGCACACAGCTGCCGGCGGTCGCCGTGACCTTGGACTCAGCGACCGAGAGGTCGACGAGACCCTGCTGGCGGGCGACGTCGCGGAACACCTTCACGCGCAGCGCGCGCACGATGAGCGAGCCGCCCTGGCGCTCGATCTCGTTCGGCGTGATCTCGACGACCGGGCCCAGCGGCGCGAGCGCCGTCGTCAGGGCCTCGATCAGGCGGTCGAGCGAGACCTCCTGGCCGCCGAGCGTGATGCCCGTCAGCTGGCTGGTGCCCTGGAGGTCGGGCTGCCCGTTGACGCACGAGGCCGTGGCGCTGGAGCGCGCGGCCCCGACGCCGATGAGGATCGTCCCGCTGCCCAGCGGCAGGCGGAGGTCCTCGACGGTCGCGCTCGCGGTGATCTTCTGGTCCACCGGCAGGGCGATCTCCGGCTCGACGCGCGTCACGGCGCTCGCGGAGCGGGCGCTCAGGACGTCGGTGGAGATGCCCAGCTGCGTGGCCGTGCTGGTCGCGCCCTGGTCGGCGTTCGCGCAGAGCGCGAAGTCGGGGCTGCGGCCGCCGCCCGTGTTCGGATTGCCGTTGGCGACGAGCGGCTCGACGCGGTCGTTGCCGGCCACCGAGGCCCAGACCGCGCTCGCGCGGCAGTTGAACGGCGTCGGCGCCTGCTGGGCCGATGCGGGAGCCGCCGTGATGGCGGTTCCGAGAAGCGCTGCGATCACCGGGATCGCGCGCATGTGACGTCTCAAGGTCTTGTGCCCTCCGTGTGTGGTCTTGTCGACTGGCCACGCCCCACCGGACTCCACGCCGCGCTCCTGCGACGGCTACCCCTGTCGTCCGGCGGGCCGCCCTCGGGCAAGCCCGAGTCGGCCGGTTGTGGAGCCAGTATCACGCGTGTCCCCGCGCTGACAAAGCATGAAACAGGACGGCCGCCAAGCGGTTGGCCTGCGGACGCTCATCGACCAGATTCTGGCTGAACGGTGGTTGCAGCACGATGACCGGCGGTCGGTCAGCCCCCGACGGGGGCGGCTCGCAACCCGGACACCGCCCGCCGGACCGCCTCGCGGGCGTCGGCGGGCTCCACGACCGCGGCGTCCCCGGCCTCCTCGAGCACCCGGCGCACGAGCCAGTCGGTGCCCGCGAACGGCACCTCGACGACCACGGACCCGTCGGCGAGCTCCTCGGCCACGGCCTGCTCCTCGCGCGCCCACCGCGCCCGCTCGGGGGAGAACCAGACCCGCGCGGTGCGCGACGCCGGCACCGCGCCGGTGCGCGGCCAGCCCTCGACGTCGGCGGCCGGGTCGACCTCCGGGCGCCGCGTGAAGCGCTCCTCGAGCGCCTCGGCGGTCTTGATGCGGTCCAGGCGGAAGTGGCGGACGCCGTCGCGGGCCGGGTCGAACGACGCGACGTACCAGCCCTCCTGGCCGTTGACGAGCGCGTAGGGCTCGACGACGCGCTCGGAGAACTCGTCCTCGTTGGCCTTGTAGTACTCGAGCTTGAGCAGCCGCTCGTCGGCGATGGCCGACGACACCACGCGCGCGACCTCGGCGTCGTCGCCGCCGCGGGTCGCCACCTGCAGGCCCTGCTCCATCGGGTCGGCGCCGAGCGCCGCGACGATCTTCTCGCGCGCGGAGGTCAGCGCCCCCGCCGGAAGGTGGTCGCCGATGAGGTCGATGGCCGCGACGAGCGCCTTGCCCTCCACGGGCAGCAGCCGCGCCGGTCGTGCGAAGTTGTCGGAGTACGGCTCGGGGTCGACCTCGATCGTCCCGTCCTCGTGCACCTCGGCGTACAGGACGTAGGAGCCGCCGCCGAAGTTCACGACGTTCAGGACGTTGACGTCCTCGCGCAGCTCCGCCTCGGAGACCTGGAGGCGGTCCAGGACGTCGGCCAGCTCGAGGCGGCGGCCCGCGCGCCCCGCGTCGATGAGGATCGACGCCAGCGTGACCAGGCGCGCGAAGCGCTCGGGGCGGATCGCGGCCTCCCGCTTGCCGTCGCCCGCGCCGTCGGCCTCGCGCGGCGCCGGGCCCGTGCCGACGACCGGCGCGAGCTCGAGCTCGCCCTCGTGGCGCGACGCGAGCAGCTCGACGCGGTCGCGCACCGCGGTGACGAGCTCGGGCGGCCCGAGGACCTCGGCGTGCTCGCCCAGGCGCAGCACCCAGGCGACGAGCAGGCGCGGCACGGCGTACTCGGTGTGGAGGACCACGTCGCCCGTGCCGTCCTCGGCGGGACGGACCTCGCCGAAGCGGCCGAAGTGGCGCTCGACCTGCCAGGCGATGCGCTCGGAGACGCGGATCTCCGCCGTCGCGATCGGGTCGCCGAACTGCCAGTCGGCGCGGTTGGCGTACGCGCGGGGGTCGAAGTCGGCCGGGCGCTTGAAGTCGTGCTCGGCCTTCGTCGCGTAGGCGACCTTGCCGCGCATCCGCGACAGGCGGAAGACCCGGAGCGCGTCGCGCTCGTGCGAGCGGCCCAGGAGGTAGAACTGCCCGCCCTGGAAGAGCAGGTGGTACGGGTCCACCTTGCGGGCGCCCACCTCGTCGCGCTCCATCGTGTGGTACTCGAAGGTGATCGTCTTCTGGCGGAAGATCGCCGTCTCGACCTTCGCCAGGCGCTGGGAGAGCTCGTGGCCGCCGGCCGACGCGGTGACGCCGAGCGCCACCGACCCCTGGCCCGGCGCGCGCAGCGGGCTCGGCCGGCCCCAGGAGATCTGCTGCAGCGCGAGGCGCAGCGGCTCGGCGTAGGCGAACTCGCCGTCGAGGAGCGTGAGCGCGAACTGCAGCGACGCGAGCTCCTGGTCGGTGAACGCGATGGGTGGGAGGTGGAAGTCCTCGTGGCGCAGGGAGTAGTTCTCCTGCTCGGCCACGCCCTCGGCTGGACGGTCGACCGTCAGCTGGATGCCCAGGTCGGCCAGCTCGGCCCGGTCGGCGTAGAACCGGCGGGCGAACGCGTCCTCGTTCATCCCGCTGTAGCCCTCCACGTCGCGGCGGATCTCCAGGGCCGTGACCGGCCGGCGCTCGGCCATCAGGTAGGAGATCAGCGACAGCTGCCGGATGAGCTTCTCGGTGTCCTTCGCCATCGTCGGTCCACCATAGGGCGCGTCAGACCGTCAGGCAGGACGCGTTGCAGGGATGCGCCGCTCTTTGCGGCCTTCCGTGGCTCGGCCGGGTAGCGTGGGCGCACTGTGACCCGGATCGTCATCGTCGACGACCACGAGGCCCTGCGCGAGGGCCTCGCCCACATCCTGCGCGGGGCGGGGGTGGAGGTCGTCGCCACGGCCGGCAACGCCGCCTCCGGGGTGGACCTCGTGGACGTCTTCCAGCCCGAGGTCGCGATCGTCGACATCCGCCTGCCCGACGGCAACGGCATCGAGCTGACGCGCGAGCTCCTCGAGCGCCGGCCGGAGCTCGGGGTGATCCTCTACACGGGCGACGCGGACGCCGAGCTGCTCTACGACGGCCTGGACTCGGGCGCTCGCGGCTACGCGCTGAAGGCCGGCTCGACCGAGGAGCTGCTCTCGGCGATCGAGCGCGTCGCCTCCGGCGGCTCGTACGTCGACCCGCGCCTGGACCGCATCCTGCTGTCCCCGCGCGCGACGGCCCACGTGCCCCAGCTCTCGCCGCGCGAGCGCGAGATCATGAACCTCATGGCCGAGGGGCTGACCGCCGAGGCGATCGCCCAGCAGATCACCGTCTCGGTCGAGACCGTCCGCACCCACGTGCGCAACGTCATCCGCAAGCTGCAGGCCCGCAACCGCGTCCACGCCATCGCCATCGCCCTCGAGCGCGGCGAGATCGCCCTGGACCCCGACGGCAGCCTCGACGGGTGACCGAGCGGTCCTGGCCGCAGGACCCCGCCGAGCGGCTCGTCGAGCTCGTCCACGACCTCCGCACGCCGCTCACCGTCGTGACGGGCTTCGCCGACCTCCTGGCCGAGCGCGGCGACGCCCTGCCGGCCGAGCAGCGCGCCGACTTCCTCGCGCGCCTGCGCGAGTCCGCGCACGAGCTGCGCGAGATCCTCGACTCCGAGCGCGCCGACCGCCGCGACGCCGACGGGCGCCCGGCCTAGGCGGCGCGCGCCGGCCGCTGCGGGCCGCCGTCCGGCCGCCCGCCGAAGTACGCGCCCGCGCCGATCACGCGGTCGAACGCCGACCAGGCGGCGCCCGGCTCGAGCTCGCGCTCCAGGCGGTCGAAGGAGCCGAGCCGCCCGCCGAGGTTGTCGCAGAAGTGCACGAGCGTCGCCTCGCGCGTGCAGGGGACCACCGGCGAGCCGTGCTCGAGCGAGCCGTGGTGGCTGAGGATGATGTGCAGGACCGCCTGCGCGGTCGCCGGGGGGAACGCCGGCCCGCGCCGGTCGAGCTCCTCGATCGTGCGACGCACGAGGTAGTAGCCCAGCGGGATCTCGCCCTGCAGGCGCCCGGCGTCCGTGAGGTCGAACGGGCTCTCGCACGTGTAGGCCTCGAGCTTGCCGATGTCGTGCAGGAGCGCGCCGGTCACGGCCACGTCGCGGTCGATGCCCGGGAACGTCGCGCTGATCGCGCTCACCGCCTGCGCCACGCTCAGGCAGTGCTCGAGCAGGCCGTGGGCGTAGGCCTGGTGGAAGTGCTTGGCGGCGGGGGCGCGACGCCAGCGCTCCCACGTCGGTGCGCCCTCGCCCAGCAGCGCGTCGAGCAGCGCGCGCAGGTGCGGGTCCTGCACCGTGGCGACGAGCTCGCGCAGGTCGGCCTCCATCGCGGCGGCCGGGCGCGGCGGGCCGGCGGGCGCGGGTGCGTCCCCCTCCTGCACGTGCTCGGACCTGGTGACCGACATGGCGCCACGGTGACAGCGCGACCGGACGGCTCGGGCCCCCGGCGAGCGGGCGCTGACGGACGGTCAGCGCTGGGCGGCGCGGCGCGCGGCGGCGATCCAGGCGAGGCCGACGAGGGCCTTGCGCGCGGCGGCGCGCTGCTCGGGCGTCGCGGTGGCGGAGGGGCCCGCGGCCGTACCCTCGCCGGGCGCCGGCGCGGCCGGCTGGTCGGGCGTGGCCTCGGGCCGGTCGATGGTCCCCTCGGCCGCGCCCTCCGCGTCGTCGTCCGCCGGCGGCTCGGGCGTCGTCGCCGCGGGCGGCTCGGGCGTCGTCTCGGGCTCGGGCCGCTCCTCGGCGGGCGGCGCGGGCTGCTCGTCGGCGGGCCGGCCGGCCTGCGCGGGCGGGCCGGCCTGCTCCCCGGCGGCCGGCGGCTCGGTGGGCGCTGCGTCGCCGGTCGCGGGCGCGCCCTCGGGCGGCGGCAGCTGGTCCACCGCGCCGGTGTCGACGTCGACGACGACCGGCACGAGCTCCTCGCCGCCGGCGTTCCCGCGCGGCACGTCGACGGTCTGCTCGGGCGGCGTGCCCTGCTCCTCCTCGCCGACCGGGACGCGGACCTCGACGGGCGCGCCGGCGGTCGAGCCTGCGGGCGGCGCGTCGGTGCGGGCCGGGACGCCGGTGGAGGGGTGGTCGAGCGGGACGACGACGTCGAGGCGGTTCGAGGCGACGTCGGAGGCCGGCGCGGTCTCGCTCATGGCGGCGGCGTCGGAGAGCGCGTCGACGAAGGACACGAGGACGCGGAGGTTGGGCTGCGAGGCGCGCAGGTCGTCGCCCGCGTGGACGAGGTCGACCGCGACGCGCATCGCCGTGCCCGCGGGGACCTCGGGCACGTCGAGGCGGACCTCGACGGCCTCGGGCAGGACGGGCGCGGGCGCCGGGGCGCCGCCGGCGCTCGCCGGGTCGGCGGTGCGGGCCTCGTGGACGGCGTAGCGCAGGCGCAGCTGGCCGCGGCCGCCGGCGGTGGCGGCCGGCGTGAGGGACAGGTCCTGCAGCTCGAGGCTGACGCGGCGTGCGGCCGCAGTGGCGGGCTGGCCGGTCGGGCTGTCGCCGGCGCCCGTGCGCGGGCCGCCGGGCGTGAAGGTGGACTCGCCCGGCAGCGGCGCCAGGGCGGGCTGCAGACCCTCGGTCGTGACGCGGCCGACGACCTGCACCGAGCGCGGCGCCGGGGTGCCGTCGCCGCGACCGGCGGAGCCGGTCGTGTCGCCCTGGGCCTCGTCGCGCTCGGCGGCGCGGTCGCCGCCGCCGCTCGGCGGGGTCGGCGCACCCGTGGCGCTGCCGCCGCCCGGGACGAAGACGGTGCCGCCGGTGCGGCCCTCGCGCCGCGGGTCCTCGGGGAGCAGGATGGCGGGACCGGTGGCGACGACGGGTCCGCCGCGCGTACCGGGGTCGACCTGGAGCAGGCCGGGGCCCAGGAGCACGGTCCCCGCGAGCACGACGCTCACGCCCGAGCCGGCGGCGAGGGTCGCAAGGAGCTCCCGAGGGGGGCGAACGGCCATGCTCGACCATCGGCCGTTGGAGCTGGACCTTGAGCGCGGATCGCTGGACGACTGACCGATCAGACACCTCCGGCCCGGAACTTCCGGGGATCTCGACCTCTCCGTTGCACAGTCCGACACGATTGTGGAACAATCTGCTCCGGCATGGGCCGCCCGCACCTCCTCGTCCTCCTCGCCGCGGTCTGCTTCGGGACCACCGGCACCGCCCAGGCGCTCGGCCCTGACGCATCCCCGCTGACCGTCGGCGCGGCGCGCATCGCCGTGGGGGCCGTGCTCCTACTCGCCGTGGCCCGGGTCGTGCGGGCGAGGCGGCCCCCCGTGGGCTGGGCGCTCGCCGTCACCGCCCTCGGCGTCGCGGGCTACCAGCTCTGCTTCTTCGCGGCGGTCAAGGACACCGGCGTGGCCGTCGGCACCGTCGCCGCCCTCGGCTCGGCGCCCGCGATCGCCGGCGCGCTGGCGTGGCTGCTCGACCGCCGGCCGCCCGGCCGCGCGTGGGCCGGGGCGACGGCGCTCGCCGCCGCCGGGGTCGCCGCGCTCGCCCTGGGCGGCGCCGACGCCGAGGTCTCCGCGCCCGGCGTCCTGCTCGCCGTCGGTGCCGGTGCCTCCTACGCGGTCTTCACGGTCGGGTCGAAGCGGCTGCTGGACGGCGGCGGCGCGACCGAGGCGGTCATGGCCTGGGCGTTCGGCCTCGGCGCGGTGCTGCTCCTCCCGGTGCTCGTCCTCGGCGACCTCGGGTGGGCCGGCTCGGCGGACGGCGCCGCCATGGCGCTGTGGCTCGGCGCGGTGCCGACCGCGCTGGCCTACCTGCTGTTCGCCCGGGGCCTGCGCGAGCTGCGCGCCGGCGAGGCGGCGACGCTCACGCTCGCCGAGCCGGTGACCGCCACGCTGCTGGGCGCGACGGTCCTCGACGAGCGTCCCGGCGCCCTGGCCGTCGCCGGCATCGTCCTGGTGCTCGCCGGCCTGGCGGTGCTCGCCCGTGGCGAGCCGCGCGACCGCCGCGCCGACGTCCCCGCGGCCGAGGGACCGCTGCCGGCATGAGCCCTGCGCGCGCCGCCACCTCCGTGGTCGACGTCGTGGCCGCTGCGCTGCGCGAGCGCATCCTCGACGGCGACCTCCCGCCCGGCGAGCGGCTCGTCGAGGGGGCGCTGGCCGCCGACCACGACGTCGCGCGCCACACCGTCCGCGCGGCGCTGCGGGTCCTGGCCGCCGAGCGCCTCGTGGTCGTCGAGCCCCATCGCGGCGCCCGCGTCGCCGCGCTCGAGGCCGGCGACGTGACCGCGCTGTACGAGCTGCGCACCGCCCTCGAGGTCGAGGCGGCGCACCTCGCACTCAGCCGCCACGAGGGCCGGCTGCCCCCGGCCGTCCACGAGGCGGCGGCGAGCCTCGCCGCCCGCTGCCGGGTGGGGGACCCGCGGTGGGTGCGCGTCTCCGAGGCCCACACGGACCTGCACGCGGCGATCGTCCGCGCCTCCGGCGCGCGGCGGATCATCGAGGCCCACGGCGCGCTGGCGCAGGAGACGCGGCTGTTCCTCCTGCGCATCCGACCCCACCTCGGCTACGCGCGGCTCGCGAGCGAGCACGAGGAGCTCGTCGCCGACCTCGAGCGCGTCGGCCCGCGCGCGCTGCGGGCGCACCTGCGCGCCAGCGCGGCGGTCCTGGTCGACCAGCTCGCGTAGCGCGCCGGACGCGCGGGCAGCCTGCCCCCTCGTGAGCGACGCCCCCGCCCCCGGACCCGGCTCTGCCGGCACGCCTGACCCCGACCGCTGGTGGACGCTCGGGGCGGTCTGCACCGGCATCTTCATGCTGCTGCTCGACATCACGATCGTGAACGTCGCGCTGCCCGACATCGCGCGCGACCTCGGGTCGTCGTTCAACGACCTGCAGTGGGTCGTCGACGCCTACGCGCTGACGCTCGCGGCGTTCCTGCTCACGAGCGGCTCGCTGGCCGACCTCTTCGGGCGGCGGCGGGTGTTCGTCGCGGGCCTCGGGACCTTCGTCGTCGCGTCGGTGCTCTGCGGGCTGGCCCACACGCCGCTGCTGCTCGACCTCGCTCGCGGGCTGCAGGGCGTCGGCGGCGCGGCGATATTCGCGTGCTCGCTCGCGCTGATCGCGGGCGCCTTCCAGGGCCGCGAGCGCGGGACGGCCTTCGGCGTCTTCGGCGCGGTCACCGGCGCGTCGGTCGCCATCGGGCCGCTCGTCGGCGGTGCGCTCGTGGAGGGCGTCGGGTGGGAGGCGATCTTCTTCGTCAACGTCCCGATCGGCGCGGCCGCGATCGCCATCACCCTG
The DNA window shown above is from Conexibacter sp. SYSU D00693 and carries:
- a CDS encoding calcium-binding protein, encoding MIAALLGTAITAAPASAQQAPTPFNCRASAVWASVAGNDRVEPLVANGNPNTGGGRSPDFALCANADQGATSTATQLGISTDVLSARSASAVTRVEPEIALPVDQKITASATVEDLRLPLGSGTILIGVGAARSSATASCVNGQPDLQGTSQLTGITLGGQEVSLDRLIEALTTALAPLGPVVEITPNEIERQGGSLIVRALRVKVFRDVARQQGLVDLSVAESKVTATAGSCVRPVEGSDTGTDIRPCPPGSELDAERGVCIIRGAGTNGADIVIGKPYQGPSGGRVVSLSQARKLYPNSHCVKGPGPDYVVLGTNGNDKITGTNNADRILGLKGNDRLSGGRGNDCEDGGSGRDVLSGADGSDRLFGTSGNDALNGGSDNDTLSGGTGNDSINGGYGADRVNSGSGADVINVSTAGRKARVVCGSGRDKVRFNNEEKRTIRSDCEVRYQFGDRPRR
- a CDS encoding YafY family protein, which translates into the protein MAKDTEKLIRQLSLISYLMAERRPVTALEIRRDVEGYSGMNEDAFARRFYADRAELADLGIQLTVDRPAEGVAEQENYSLRHEDFHLPPIAFTDQELASLQFALTLLDGEFAYAEPLRLALQQISWGRPSPLRAPGQGSVALGVTASAGGHELSQRLAKVETAIFRQKTITFEYHTMERDEVGARKVDPYHLLFQGGQFYLLGRSHERDALRVFRLSRMRGKVAYATKAEHDFKRPADFDPRAYANRADWQFGDPIATAEIRVSERIAWQVERHFGRFGEVRPAEDGTGDVVLHTEYAVPRLLVAWVLRLGEHAEVLGPPELVTAVRDRVELLASRHEGELELAPVVGTGPAPREADGAGDGKREAAIRPERFARLVTLASILIDAGRAGRRLELADVLDRLQVSEAELREDVNVLNVVNFGGGSYVLYAEVHEDGTIEVDPEPYSDNFARPARLLPVEGKALVAAIDLIGDHLPAGALTSAREKIVAALGADPMEQGLQVATRGGDDAEVARVVSSAIADERLLKLEYYKANEDEFSERVVEPYALVNGQEGWYVASFDPARDGVRHFRLDRIKTAEALEERFTRRPEVDPAADVEGWPRTGAVPASRTARVWFSPERARWAREEQAVAEELADGSVVVEVPFAGTDWLVRRVLEEAGDAAVVEPADAREAVRRAVSGLRAAPVGG
- a CDS encoding response regulator transcription factor codes for the protein MTRIVIVDDHEALREGLAHILRGAGVEVVATAGNAASGVDLVDVFQPEVAIVDIRLPDGNGIELTRELLERRPELGVILYTGDADAELLYDGLDSGARGYALKAGSTEELLSAIERVASGGSYVDPRLDRILLSPRATAHVPQLSPREREIMNLMAEGLTAEAIAQQITVSVETVRTHVRNVIRKLQARNRVHAIAIALERGEIALDPDGSLDG
- a CDS encoding histidine kinase dimerization/phospho-acceptor domain-containing protein; this encodes MTERSWPQDPAERLVELVHDLRTPLTVVTGFADLLAERGDALPAEQRADFLARLRESAHELREILDSERADRRDADGRPA
- a CDS encoding HD domain-containing protein — protein: MSVTRSEHVQEGDAPAPAGPPRPAAAMEADLRELVATVQDPHLRALLDALLGEGAPTWERWRRAPAAKHFHQAYAHGLLEHCLSVAQAVSAISATFPGIDRDVAVTGALLHDIGKLEAYTCESPFDLTDAGRLQGEIPLGYYLVRRTIEELDRRGPAFPPATAQAVLHIILSHHGSLEHGSPVVPCTREATLVHFCDNLGGRLGSFDRLERELEPGAAWSAFDRVIGAGAYFGGRPDGGPQRPARAA
- a CDS encoding DMT family transporter, encoding MGRPHLLVLLAAVCFGTTGTAQALGPDASPLTVGAARIAVGAVLLLAVARVVRARRPPVGWALAVTALGVAGYQLCFFAAVKDTGVAVGTVAALGSAPAIAGALAWLLDRRPPGRAWAGATALAAAGVAALALGGADAEVSAPGVLLAVGAGASYAVFTVGSKRLLDGGGATEAVMAWAFGLGAVLLLPVLVLGDLGWAGSADGAAMALWLGAVPTALAYLLFARGLRELRAGEAATLTLAEPVTATLLGATVLDERPGALAVAGIVLVLAGLAVLARGEPRDRRADVPAAEGPLPA
- a CDS encoding GntR family transcriptional regulator yields the protein MSPARAATSVVDVVAAALRERILDGDLPPGERLVEGALAADHDVARHTVRAALRVLAAERLVVVEPHRGARVAALEAGDVTALYELRTALEVEAAHLALSRHEGRLPPAVHEAAASLAARCRVGDPRWVRVSEAHTDLHAAIVRASGARRIIEAHGALAQETRLFLLRIRPHLGYARLASEHEELVADLERVGPRALRAHLRASAAVLVDQLA